Proteins encoded together in one Panthera leo isolate Ple1 chromosome Y unlocalized genomic scaffold, P.leo_Ple1_pat1.1 chrY_random_Un_scaffold_82, whole genome shotgun sequence window:
- the LOC122212870 gene encoding testis-specific Y-encoded protein 1-like, with the protein MVLRPRLPPPAAISCPCPEAALATLGPGPSVMASVSRSGQSGDSRRPWALIIPDAKGGETRPRGNAGALEGVGWPQSPGSGAASAHPVQEAQAGCEIQVASPAEELVLILDDGMVAAEVVIGMVAAEAAEVREEEEDGETTKDEVAGEENSEEAKPEAEDMHEEEEVEVERQQQEEFQEQEEKREADAEAEEGPQLSQPLQQQEPALPPASAQDPLAALERLQLKISAGNAQDSRALWRLKRRILRRQISYLDHRRAIIKHIPGFWAQAILNHPQLSAMIGAQDKDVLSYVVDLEVEEVGHPKYRCRVMFFFGANPYFRNPVIIKEYQLSFAGYRTSRSTPVQWFWDYERGAPSRRHDPTSLNLFNWLCEHSCPGANRIAEIIIEDLWPNPLQYYLREEGTRRQ; encoded by the exons ATGGTCTTGCGGCCAAGGctccccccacctgctgccaTTTCCTGTCCTTGTCCTGAGGCTGCCCTAGCTACACTGGGGCCGGGGCCGAGCGTCATGGCCAGCGTGTCGCGGTCCGGACAAAGCGGAGATTCCCGTCGACCCTGGGCCCTGATCATCCCGGATGCGAAAGGTGGAGAGACCCGGCCCCGCGGGAATGCAGGGGCGCTGGAGGGCGTGGGCTGGCCGCAGTCCCCAGGTTCAGGGGCGGCAAGTGCCCATCCCGTGCAGGAAGCCCAGGCCGGGTGTGAGATACAGGTGGCAAGCCCAGCGGAGGAATTGGTGCTGATATTGGATGACGGAATGGTGGCGGCTGAGGTGGTGATCGGAATGGTGGCGGCTGAGGCGgctgaggtgagggaggaggaagaggacggcGAGACGACCAAGGATGaggtggctggagaggagaaTTCTGAGGAAGCCAAGCCAGAAGCAGAGGACATgcacgaggaggaggaggtggaagttgagagacagcagcaggaggagtTTCAGGAGCAAGAGGAGAAGCGCGAGGCAGATGCAGAGGCGGAGGAGGGGCCCCAGCTCTCACAGCCGCTGCAGCAGCAAGAGCCAGCGCTGCCTCCTGCCTCAGCCCAGGACCCGCTGGCAGCACTGGAGCGTCTTCAGCTGAAGATCAGCGCTGGGAATGCCCAGGATTCCAGGGCCTTATGGCGGCTGAAGCGCAGGATTCTTCGGAGGCAGATTTCTTACCTGGATCACAGAAGGGCCATCATCAAGCACATCCCTGGATTCTGGGCCCAGGCG ATTCTGAATCACCCCCAGTTGTCGGCCATGATCGGTGCCCAGGACAAAGACGTGCTCAGCTACGTGGTCGACTTGGAG GTGGAAGAAGTGGGCCATCCCAAGTACCGCTGCAGAGTGATGTTTTTCTTTGGGGCCAACCCGTACTTCCGGAACCCAGTGATCATTAAGGAGTATCAGCTGAGCTTTGCTG GCTACAGGACATCGCGTTCCACTCCAGTCCAGTGGTTCTGGGATTATGAACGTGGAGCTCCCAGTCGCAGGCATGACCCCACCAGCCTTAACTTGTTCAACTGGCTGTGTGAGCACAGCTGCCCAGGGGCGAACAGGATTGCCGAG ATCATCATCGAGGACCTGTGGCCCAATCCCCTGCAGTACtacctgagggaggaagggaccagAAGACAGTGA